In Schistocerca americana isolate TAMUIC-IGC-003095 chromosome 7, iqSchAmer2.1, whole genome shotgun sequence, a single genomic region encodes these proteins:
- the LOC124622372 gene encoding protein lethal(2)essential for life-like isoform X1, whose amino-acid sequence MFIPRSITMPLRSGYLRSWRHQPIRRSGKSHIRKWKGGFEVNLDVQHFKPDEVSVKIRDDFIVIEGNHEERQDQHGFISRQFTRRYKLPENTDIDAVTSKLSSDGVLTIKAPKKAPLKDSTERVVPIVQTNKPAVTKAGHENPDDKQVQTNKPTVTKAGHENPDDKQEKMEA is encoded by the exons ATGTTTATTCCAAGAAGTATTACTATGCCTTTACGGTCGGGATACCTGCGTTCGTGGCGTCATCAGCCAATTCGTCGAAGCGGAAAATCACACATAAGAAAGTGGAAAGGAGGATTCGAG GTAAATCTTGATGTCCAGCATTTcaaacctgatgaagtatcagtgaagATTAGAGATGATTTTATTGTAATTGAGGGTAATCATGAGGAACGTCAAGACCAACATGGTTTCATATCAAGACAGTTTACCCGTCGTTATAAATTGCCTGAAAATACTGACATAGATGCTGTAACATCAAAGTTATCATCAGATGGTGTTCTCACCATTAAAGCACCCAAAAAG GCACCCTTAAAAGACTCAACTGAGCGTGTAGTGCCTATTGTCCAGACAAATAAACCAGCTGTCACAAAAGCAGGACATGAGAATCCAGATGATAAGCAGGTCCAGACAAATAAACCAACTGTCACAAAAGCAGGACATGAGAATCCAGATGATAAGCAGGAGAAAATGGAAGCATAA
- the LOC124622372 gene encoding protein lethal(2)essential for life-like isoform X2 codes for MFIPRSITMPLRSGYLRSWRHQPIRRSGKSHIRKWKGGFEVNLDVQHFKPDEVSVKIRDDFIVIEGNHEERQDQHGFISRQFTRRYKLPENTDIDAVTSKLSSDGVLTIKAPKKAPLKDSTERVVPIVQTNKPAVTKAGHENPDDKQEKMEA; via the exons ATGTTTATTCCAAGAAGTATTACTATGCCTTTACGGTCGGGATACCTGCGTTCGTGGCGTCATCAGCCAATTCGTCGAAGCGGAAAATCACACATAAGAAAGTGGAAAGGAGGATTCGAG GTAAATCTTGATGTCCAGCATTTcaaacctgatgaagtatcagtgaagATTAGAGATGATTTTATTGTAATTGAGGGTAATCATGAGGAACGTCAAGACCAACATGGTTTCATATCAAGACAGTTTACCCGTCGTTATAAATTGCCTGAAAATACTGACATAGATGCTGTAACATCAAAGTTATCATCAGATGGTGTTCTCACCATTAAAGCACCCAAAAAG GCACCCTTAAAAGACTCAACTGAGCGTGTAGTGCCTATTGTCCAGACAAATAAACCAGCTGTCACAAAAGCAGGACATGAGAATCCAGATGATAAGCAG GAGAAAATGGAAGCATAA